A single Cupriavidus sp. D39 DNA region contains:
- a CDS encoding IS3 family transposase, whose product MKRYTAERREWAVEQMMPPLNRSVVELAKATGITTVTLRTWREMARAAGRIVPGDGKQSDQWSSADKFRVVLETAPLSEAELSEYCRMKGIQPEQIRQWREACEQANAVAPAKRSLAQRREDEAAQKRVRELERELKRKNAALAETAALLVLQKSRSDLGTGRGRLISTPDRFEAIQLIDEAVSAGARQAMACEALGLTERTLQRWRHAPADKRLEARRDAPANKLSEAERQALLTAANQPGYASLTPHQIVPKLADEGIYLASESTFYRILKAAGQGRRRGRSKAPSARPLTTHRAEGPNQVWCWDITWLPTTVKGRFFYWYMMKDIYSRKLVANEVHESESAEHASRLLMHGCLREQTAGRPLVLHSDNGTAMKGASMLATMYDLGVVPSYSRPRVSNDNAYAEALFRTAKYCPLWPERPFESLEQARAWVLSFVRWYNDEHRHSSLKYVTPSQRHQGKATALLAQRTALYQAARARNPQRWAAGIRNWQLVDAVYLNPERAQQNVGDCKKAA is encoded by the coding sequence ATGAAACGATATACGGCCGAGCGCCGGGAGTGGGCGGTCGAGCAGATGATGCCTCCGCTTAACCGATCGGTAGTGGAGTTGGCCAAGGCCACGGGGATCACGACAGTGACCTTGCGGACTTGGCGCGAGATGGCGAGAGCTGCAGGAAGAATTGTGCCGGGTGACGGGAAGCAAAGTGATCAATGGTCCAGTGCGGACAAGTTTCGCGTGGTGCTGGAGACGGCGCCACTGAGTGAGGCGGAACTGTCGGAATACTGCCGGATGAAGGGCATCCAGCCGGAGCAGATCCGGCAATGGCGCGAGGCGTGCGAGCAGGCTAATGCGGTGGCACCGGCCAAGCGAAGCCTGGCGCAGCGCCGGGAAGACGAAGCGGCGCAGAAGCGTGTACGAGAACTGGAGCGCGAGCTCAAGCGCAAGAATGCGGCGCTGGCGGAAACGGCAGCGCTGCTGGTACTGCAAAAAAGCCGCAGCGATCTGGGGACGGGACGAGGAAGACTGATCAGCACCCCGGATCGCTTTGAAGCCATACAGTTGATCGATGAAGCGGTGAGCGCCGGGGCGCGACAGGCAATGGCCTGCGAAGCGCTGGGCTTGACCGAGCGAACCTTGCAGCGCTGGCGGCATGCCCCTGCCGATAAGCGGCTTGAGGCGCGTCGCGACGCGCCTGCCAACAAGCTCAGCGAAGCGGAACGGCAGGCATTGCTGACGGCGGCGAACCAGCCTGGCTATGCCAGCCTGACGCCGCACCAGATCGTGCCGAAGCTGGCGGACGAAGGGATCTACCTGGCGTCGGAATCGACGTTCTACCGGATCCTGAAGGCGGCGGGACAAGGCAGACGGCGTGGCCGCAGCAAGGCCCCGAGCGCTCGTCCGTTGACGACGCACCGGGCGGAAGGTCCGAATCAGGTTTGGTGCTGGGACATCACTTGGCTACCGACCACAGTCAAGGGACGGTTCTTCTACTGGTACATGATGAAGGACATTTACAGCCGCAAACTGGTCGCCAACGAGGTGCATGAGAGCGAGTCGGCCGAGCATGCCAGCCGTCTGCTGATGCACGGTTGTTTGCGCGAGCAGACGGCGGGCCGCCCGCTGGTGCTGCACTCGGACAATGGCACGGCCATGAAGGGGGCGAGCATGCTGGCAACGATGTATGACTTGGGCGTGGTGCCGTCCTACAGCCGGCCCAGGGTGAGCAACGACAACGCCTACGCCGAAGCGTTGTTCCGCACGGCGAAGTACTGCCCGCTGTGGCCGGAGCGCCCGTTCGAGAGCCTGGAGCAAGCGCGTGCCTGGGTGCTGAGCTTCGTGCGTTGGTACAACGACGAGCACCGCCACAGCAGCCTGAAATACGTCACGCCAAGCCAGCGGCATCAGGGCAAAGCCACTGCCCTGCTGGCGCAGCGCACGGCGCTGTATCAGGCCGCGCGAGCCCGGAACCCGCAGCGTTGGGCTGCGGGCATCCGTAACTGGCAGCTAGTCGATGCCGTGTACCTGAACCCGGAACGAGCGCAGCAAAACGTGGGGGATTGCAAGAAAGCAGCGTAA
- a CDS encoding IS5 family transposase: MGKMGRPLAIDEEHHAQLRELVRGHPNATMRELAQSLAEQGGPRVSTVTLAAALRRAGLKRVAQPSAVLYAKPSESAHYGYSDSHRLEPADPGKYTSCLTDAEWALAADLFERPEGHRGRPAVYERRRMVDACCYVLRTGCSWRMLPRESFPPWPAVQKAFLRWSAQGKFEQLHERLRQQWRRRIQREAQPTTAIIDSQSTRISPQGAGQGYDAGKKVKGRKRHIVVDTLGLLLAVCITSASVQDRDAAPTVVAQACAKAGTLQRLFADSAYARRCAAALEQAHGLDVHIVRRPPKAGHWHDAQQSLWPLDQTFPTLPMRWVVERTHAWNERSRRLIMHHDRSIASATAWVWLAQARLLVRRLTNA, translated from the coding sequence ATGGGGAAGATGGGAAGGCCCTTGGCCATAGACGAGGAGCATCACGCGCAGTTGCGGGAACTGGTGAGAGGCCATCCGAACGCGACGATGAGGGAGTTGGCCCAAAGCCTTGCCGAGCAAGGTGGCCCCAGGGTCAGCACGGTCACGCTGGCGGCGGCTTTGCGCCGCGCTGGATTGAAGCGAGTTGCGCAACCCAGCGCTGTACTCTATGCAAAGCCCAGTGAGTCCGCGCATTACGGCTACAGCGATTCTCATCGCCTGGAGCCGGCCGATCCTGGCAAGTACACCAGTTGCCTGACCGATGCCGAATGGGCGCTGGCGGCCGACCTGTTCGAACGGCCAGAGGGACATCGGGGACGACCTGCGGTGTACGAGAGGCGCCGCATGGTCGATGCGTGCTGCTACGTGCTGCGCACGGGCTGCTCCTGGCGCATGCTGCCGCGCGAGTCCTTTCCACCCTGGCCGGCCGTGCAAAAGGCCTTCCTGCGTTGGAGCGCGCAAGGCAAGTTCGAGCAGTTGCACGAGCGCCTGCGCCAGCAATGGCGCAGGCGCATCCAGCGCGAGGCCCAGCCCACAACCGCCATCATCGATTCACAGTCGACCCGGATCTCGCCGCAGGGGGCAGGCCAAGGATACGACGCGGGCAAGAAGGTCAAAGGGCGCAAGCGACATATCGTGGTGGACACGCTAGGGCTGTTGTTGGCGGTATGCATTACCAGCGCTAGCGTGCAAGATCGCGACGCAGCGCCAACGGTGGTGGCTCAAGCTTGCGCCAAGGCCGGCACGTTGCAGCGGCTGTTTGCCGACTCGGCGTATGCGAGGCGCTGTGCCGCCGCCCTTGAGCAAGCTCACGGCCTGGATGTGCACATCGTGCGTCGCCCGCCCAAGGCTGGGCATTGGCACGATGCGCAGCAGTCCCTGTGGCCGCTGGATCAAACGTTCCCCACCTTGCCCATGCGCTGGGTGGTGGAGCGCACCCATGCCTGGAACGAGCGCTCGCGCCGCCTGATCATGCATCACGATCGCAGCATCGCCAGCGCAACCGCCTGGGTCTGGCTAGCTCAGGCACGTTTGCTCGTACGCCGATTGACCAATGCCTGA
- a CDS encoding substrate-binding domain-containing protein has protein sequence MQAVAKQSLLGHLPTRAARNLGLVCLVCLTGAAGAFAGELKLATTTSTENSGLLKFLLPRFEQKSGVAVKVIAVGSGKAMKMGEMGDVDVLLVHARKMEDAFMAAGYGVNRRDVMYNDFIVVGPASDPDRLKGGKDVLAGFRKIAAGSTKFISRGDNSGTDVMEKDYWKQVGIEPKGQPWYVNAGLGMGEVLTMAAQMPGYTLSDRATYGAYRAKTGLAILLEGDPRMFNPYGVIAVNPAKHPGTNYTDAMKLVEWITSKEGQDAIAAYKVEGEQLFFPSYKGK, from the coding sequence ATGCAAGCCGTCGCCAAACAAAGCCTTTTGGGTCACTTACCGACCCGCGCCGCGCGCAACCTGGGACTGGTTTGCCTGGTCTGCCTGACGGGCGCCGCTGGCGCCTTCGCTGGCGAACTCAAGCTGGCCACGACCACCAGCACGGAAAACTCCGGCCTGCTGAAATTCCTGCTGCCCAGGTTCGAGCAAAAGAGCGGCGTGGCCGTCAAGGTGATTGCGGTGGGCTCGGGCAAGGCGATGAAGATGGGCGAGATGGGCGACGTCGACGTGCTGCTGGTGCACGCTCGCAAGATGGAAGACGCATTCATGGCCGCGGGCTACGGCGTCAACCGCCGCGACGTCATGTACAACGACTTCATCGTGGTCGGCCCGGCCAGCGACCCCGACCGCCTCAAGGGCGGCAAGGACGTGCTAGCCGGCTTCAGGAAGATCGCCGCCGGCAGCACCAAGTTCATCTCGCGCGGGGACAACTCCGGGACCGACGTGATGGAGAAGGACTACTGGAAACAGGTGGGGATCGAACCCAAGGGACAGCCCTGGTATGTGAACGCGGGGCTGGGGATGGGTGAGGTGCTGACCATGGCAGCGCAGATGCCGGGCTACACGTTGTCTGATCGGGCCACCTACGGCGCTTACCGCGCCAAGACCGGGTTGGCGATCCTGCTGGAGGGCGATCCCAGGATGTTCAACCCGTATGGCGTGATCGCCGTGAATCCGGCCAAGCATCCTGGCACGAATTACACGGATGCGATGAAGCTGGTGGAGTGGATTACGTCGAAGGAAGGGCAGGACGCCATCGCGGCGTACAAGGTGGAGGGGGAGCAGTTGTTTTTTCCGAGTTATAAGGGGAAGTGA